The Gopherus flavomarginatus isolate rGopFla2 chromosome 20, rGopFla2.mat.asm, whole genome shotgun sequence region tccaataaaatgttgacaaatttaaaaaactatattatttgcatcattctgtcaaatcagaattttttctatagtcctaactctttagtgctagtccatcagcatgacagtgtgcttcattaagttaaactggttttaataacatgcctgtggcaagttttccaatactgcaagcttatgtttgtgttgctaagagcaaggcAGGCACAGGGGtcccagtttaataatcccacctagggcaccaaaaatcctaaggacggccctgcacgTAGTCCCCAGCTCAGGATGCAGCAGCAATTCCTGTCACAGGCAGTGTGTGGAGGGTGAGTTACTTTGCCTTGTAGCAGAGAGTTCCACCGGCACCAGCTTTTCTGTGCACTTGGAGTCAACACAGCACCATTCCAAGCGCCCTCCCCCCGGCCACTCAGTCCCCTGCCATAGGGCCAGACCAGAGCCggtaccccctagaggggaaaagaCCCGTATCCTAGTCCCTGCTCCAGAATCTTGTGCGTTCTGGGTGGAGGGCCAGGACGCTGGGTTCTATTTTGGATTCTGGGAGGTGAGTGGAGGCCAGGGGGTtagagtgggtgggggagggcagaacTCCTGGATTATGTCCCCtctctctgactcagtttcctcatcgaacaatgatgtgtgtgtgtgtgtatccctgctgccccctgctggaggagacgagccctgctctgctctgtgtgtgtatgtgtgtgtgtgtgtgtgtgtgtgtgtgtgtgtgtgtgtgtgtccctgttggAGGGGacgagccctgctctgtgtgtgtgtgtgtgtgtccctgctggaggggacgaGCCCTgctctgcgtgtgtgtgtatgtgtgtgtgtgcgcgtgtgtgtgtcgctccctgctggaggggacgaGCCTtgctctgcgtgtgtgtgtgtgtgtgtatgtgtgtgtgtgtgtccctgctggaggggacgagccctgctctgtgtgtgtgtgtgtccctgctcagAGTTGCTGTGTGATACCTGTGTGTGCTTTCACGCACTGATTGGGAGTGCCCTCGGGGGGAGGCCTGGCACCAGAAATGACCCCTCCCTACCCCTGCACACTGTCTGGGAGGGCGAGGGGGTGAAAAGCTGAAAAGTACCACAAACTGGAGTTAGGCTGGGGGAGAGaggctctgacacacacacaacaggGCCCGTCccggacggacacacacacacacacacacacacacacagcagggctgaTCCCCTCTCCAGCAcgggcagcacacacacacacacacacacacagtctctctctctccccacccccctcattACTCCCCTACAGACACACACGCCCGGCCCGGCTCCCTGCGCAGCGGACTCGGACCCGGACCCGCCCCCGCCCGGGCCCCCCCCGGCAGCCGCAGCCAGGTGAGTCGCGCCCCTCTCCCTGTGCGGGGGCCGGGcagcctggctcccatccccgcGGCCTCTGGGCTCCTACCAGACGGGGTTAACCCCCTCGcccgctggaacaatttgtaggggagggggctctgagagCCCTTGACCAAACTGCAAACCCCGTATATATACTAGAAACCACATCAAGCACGGCTGGTTCCAGCACctagtccccccccccccggaaaccAGCGCTACCTGCCTCaggcagctggggaaactgaggcacggaacaggcaagagtcctggctcccagcccgtccCACgtcaacccactagaccccactcccctcccctagctagggattgaacccaggagtcctggctcccagcccacccccctCGCCAAATCTAAGCCCTGGAGAATTGTTCCTTCAGGTGAGTGATTTTGCTTTTGCTATGGGGaattcggggggagggggcaagctgGGATTTAATGGGTCAGAgcaggtgggctgggagccaggactcctgggttccttccatccccagctctgggaggggactggtatctagtggttagatgggggctgggagccaggactcctgggttccttgcacccccagctctgggatggggactGGTACCTAGTggttagatgggggtggggggaagacagGACTCCTGGGAGACAAGTGGGGTCTAgcggatgggggaggggagtagtccggactcctgggttctattcacagCCAGGGATGCCACCCGGCCAGTTCCCCGCCTTCTCTGTAGCGGAGACCTTGAGGATGGATGCCGTTGCTCTGGCTACAGCTGTACAGTGTGTCTGGGAACATTgcagggggggggggacaggtgAACGGGTCCCACCAGGGGCGGTGGGAattggcaggggagggaaggtacgttctgttcctggctgggggcggggggcttggaggcaggacacctgggttccccctgtgggaggggcatggggtggggtctaatggggggaggcaggactcctggcttctctctccagctctgggcacggagtggggtctagtggttagagcggggcgggggggaggataGTATTTATACAGAGGGGTGAACgccagagaagaggaaggagCGACAGACGCTCCCCCAGCAATCAGTCGCAGAGGCAGgaagaggacccaggagtcctggctcccagcgcccccctgctctgccccacaggCAGGGCTGCCAAGCAGCGCTTCGGACGAGGCTTTTCATCTCCCCGCGAGGAGCTCGGGACTCGCTGAGttctgcaaaaagcagcaagaaaccgCCCTCCCCCCCGGCGAATGTCGGTGAGTCCTGCTCAGGGTTGTtactaataataatgataaacagAACAGCAATAGCGGGGGGGAGGCGCTAAGAAAACACCCCCTTACTTTTGAAATATGTTGGCAACTTTAAAcccacccagagccagggaaagaaccTAGCAATCCTGGCTTCCAACCCCCCCGTgctgaccactagaccccactcccctcccagacccaggGAAAGAATCCATGAGTCCTGGTCCTGACTCCCAacctcgcccccaccctgctctaaccactagacaccactccccttccagagctcaggataaaacccaggagtcctgcctcccaacccccccaccctctaATCACTGGACCCCActaccctcccagagctgggaatagaacccaggagtcctggctcccaatgtCTCCACCCCCACCGTAActactagatcccactcccctcccagacttggGGATAATAACCAGGACTCCTACCtcccacccccgcaccccaaccaatagatcccactcccttcccctcccacagctagagctagaacccagaagtcctgcctcccagccccccctctaactactagacccctctcccctcccacagctagagctagaatccaggagtcctgactccaattcccccccccctccacacacacacacacacacactccctccagCTAGCACAGgggcctgggctccagcagctggctgctgaagtgatgatcatgcagcagccatgCTCAAGCCCTAACCACCCCCCACAggggcagggggcctggggaGCTGGCTCCTTGCCCAGTGCCGAGTGCTGAGCGCCGCCAGCCCCCCAGGCTGCCCGCCGGCACAGCACCCAGCTGAGCTCTCAGCCCCACGGGGCTGGGAAATTGACGCATTAGGATGGAAGCATTAGGCCCAGCTGGCTGTTTGGGAACAAAGCAGGGAGGGGGGCCTGCGGTCAGTGCAACTGCGTCCATTAGCGTCACTAAGTGAGCGGGGCTCAGAGAGATGGACGGTGGGGGGAGCcgtaacacacacatacacatgcacgcacacacacacacacacacacacacacactcattcctTCCAGCAGGGTCGGTCACACGCACACATGCAcatataagaacggccgtacagggtcaaaccaaaggtccatctagcccagtatctgtctaccgacagtgggaaatgccaggtgccccagagggagtgaagctaacaggtaatgatcaagtgatctctctcctgccatccatctccatcctctgatgaacagaggcaagggacaccattttttttacccttcctggctaatagccatttatggacttagggaactggataaattcatggtggcttttaaacattgttatagtcctagccttcacaacctcctcaggcaaggagttccagaagtttactgtgcactgcgtgaagaagaacttccttttatttgttttaaacctgctgcccattaatttcatttggtgacccctagttcttgtattatgggaataagtaaataacttttccttatctactttctctacatcactcatgattttatatacctctatcatatcccctcttagtctcctcttttccaagctgaagagtcccagcctctttaatctttcctcatatgggaccctctccaaatccctaatcattttagttgcccttttctgaaccttttctagtgctagaatatcttttttgaggtgaggagaccacatctgtacacagtattcgagatgtgggcataccatggatttatataagggcaataatatattctcagtcttattctctatcctctttttaatgattcctaacatcttgtttgcttttttgactgcctctgcacactgcgtggatgtcttcagagaactatccacggtgacgccaagatctttttcctgactccttgtagctaaattagcccctatccTATTAGCCCCCATTATCATACACAACCATTAGTTTAGTTAGTACATGGGtagtggtgggggtggaggtttgGATCATCCAGCATTCAGCTGAGACTGGGACCTCAATGGTGGCCCAGTTatggggtcctggctcccagcccctgcctgctctAACCTAccagactccactcccctcccagagtcatgGGTAGAACCTaggtgtccgggctcccagcccctgcctacCCTGACTAATCAgatcccattcccctcccagagccagggatagaacccaggtgtccgggctcccagcccctatATGCTTTAACctaccagaccccactcccctcccagagtcatgggtagaacccaggagtcctgactcccagcccccaatCCAAcctccagggagagaacccaagcATAGAGCCTTTCACAACCTACCCTGTCTCTTCAGCAGGGCGATGCCGCCCAACAACACCACATCTGGGGAGGCCTCGCTGCGCCAGGCCATGAAGGTCACCACGGCCGTGGCTTTTGGCTTCATCTTCTTGGCAGGGGTGGCCGGGAACGGGGCGGTGCTGTGGGTCACGGGCTGGAAGCTGCGCTGGACCCCCAACACCGTGTGGTTCTTCAACCTGGCCGTGGCCGACGTGGCCTCCACCTCTCTGATCCTGGTCACCGTCCTGTACCTGGCCCTGGATCTGGACTGGCCCTTCGGCTCCGTGGCCTGCAAGTTGGCCAACTGCCTCTTCGGCTTGAGCCTCTGCAGCGGGGTCCTGCTGCTCAGCGCCATCAGCGTGGACCGGTGCGTGGTGGTGGTGGCCCCGGTCTGGTGCCGCAATCACCGCACGCCACGGCTCAGCTGGGTGGCCTGTGCCACTATCTGGGCCCTGTCGCTGGCCACCTTCGTGCCCAGCTCCTTCCTCTTCTCCGAGCTCTCCTTGGAGAGGAACCGGAGCTCCTGCAGCAACCTGGACGTCTTCCAAGACTGGAGGCGCCAAGAGGCCGAGATCTTGACCGTATTCATCTTCCTCTCCCAGTTCCTCCTGCCCTTGATGGTCATTTCCGTGTCCTACTCCATTCTGGTGGTGGCCATGAGGCGGAAGAGGCTGGGCAAGTCCAGCAAGCCCCTCCTGGTGGTCACCAGAGTCATCTTCTGcttcttcctctgctggttgcCCTACCATGCCTTGGCCTTAGCCAGGATCTCCATGGCCCACATGCCCAGCGCCGTGCGCCTGGTGGCCATCCCTCTCTCCAAGTGCCTGGCCATGTTCAACAGCTGCATCAACCCCCTGCTCTACGTCTTTGCCGGGAGGGAGTTCCAGAACGCCGTGCGGAGGCCGCTGGTGCAAGCCTTCAAGGCAGCCTTCGACGAGGCACCACCAACTCATGTGTGACAGGGGAGACGCCATACTGCAGGGAGCCAGCTGagggagctctcccctggcaggcagggctggccctgatgccccagcatggcactagggggcgctgtgctgcagggggcggagtgggggctctcccctggcagtcagggccagCCCTAtgccactagggggcgctgtgccacaGGGAGCCAGCTAGGGTTGCTCACCCCTGGCAGTCCGGGCTGGCCTCCATGCCCCTGGGTGGCACTagagggcgctgtgctgcagggggcagggtgagggctctcccctggcagtccaggctggccccgatgccccagGCTGGCACTAGgtggcgctgtgctgcagggagctctcCCTTGGCAGTCTGGGCTGGGCCCCATGTCCCTGGGTGGcattagggggcgctgtgctgcagggggcaggatgggggctctCCCTTGACAGTCCGGGCTGGCCCTGATGCCCctgggtggcactagggggcgctgtgctgcagggagctctcCCTTGGCGGTCTgggctggccccgatgccccaggctggcactagggggcgctgtgctgcatgGGGCAAGCTGGGGGCTGCCTTGGCAGGCAGGGATGACCCCCATGCCTCAGTGtggtgctagggggtgctgtgctgtgctgcaggggggggctctgcccatTATGAACCAGAGACCCTGCCTGGGACATGGACATTTTCCTATGTCACTTGTCCCTGGGTCCTTTCCTTTCAGGTCGGGGGCAAAGCTGTGGCTAGAACCAAGATCTCAAGCCCCATGTCCCACCTCCTCTCTCCCGGCCTCGGGTGGGAGCTGGCCAGGAAGCACAAGTGCAGTTTGGAAGGAAACTCCTCCCACCTTGGTTCTGAACGGAAACAAAAGAGACCTAATGTCAAGATACCAGACTGTGAAACTTGGCACAGCAGGtttgaaaaaaaaccccaaacccaaggcTGGTTTCAATGCACTGGAAGTTTGATGCCACCAGGACTTGTTAAATACAATTGATAAAATACCAATTAATGGTTTATCATATAAAAATAACTATTGACCAAGACATGACCACCCCCACACCGCCCGAAATGGGGACTTGTTTGCCTTTGATGTATTTCAAAACCCCAACCAAACCCATTCTGGCCCTTCCATTTGCTCCATTGCACAACGCACCCAGGTCAGTTGCTACTTTGGTTCCTCtcatagccctcgtccagactaacccgcggcatcggcgggttaaaatcgattgctcggggatcgatatatcgcgtctagtctggacgcggtgtatcgatccccgagcgcgcttacatcgattccggaactccatcaatccgaacggagttccggaatcgacgcggagagccgcggacatcgatggcgccccgtccagactggtgagtacctcgattttagaaattcgacttcagctacgttattcccgtagctgaagttgcgtatctaaaatcgattttaattcctagtctggacgtggccttaataataataggagatacacCCGTCTCCTAGAataggaagggaccttgaaaagtcatcaaactccagccctctgccttcactagcaggaccaagtactgattttgccccagatccctaagtggccccctcaaagcttgaactcacaaccctgggtttaggaggaaagtgctcaaaccactgagctatccctcccctagaAACATCAAAATCA contains the following coding sequences:
- the LOC127038261 gene encoding chemerin-like receptor 1; this translates as MPPNNTTSGEASLRQAMKVTTAVAFGFIFLAGVAGNGAVLWVTGWKLRWTPNTVWFFNLAVADVASTSLILVTVLYLALDLDWPFGSVACKLANCLFGLSLCSGVLLLSAISVDRCVVVVAPVWCRNHRTPRLSWVACATIWALSLATFVPSSFLFSELSLERNRSSCSNLDVFQDWRRQEAEILTVFIFLSQFLLPLMVISVSYSILVVAMRRKRLGKSSKPLLVVTRVIFCFFLCWLPYHALALARISMAHMPSAVRLVAIPLSKCLAMFNSCINPLLYVFAGREFQNAVRRPLVQAFKAAFDEAPPTHV